ACGGGGGTGTTCCGGGAATAACCGCAGGTGTCGCCTGCCCGCAGGACACGGGCTTCGGAATCAGGCAGCGTGGGTTTAAGGCCCGTCCCTACCTTCTGTTGCCATGCCGTCACCACCAGTGCCAGCCGCCCTGTGCCGCAGTGTCCTGTCTGTAAAGGAGAGCTCTCAGTACCCAGCTTGTGGGGGTTCACGCAGGACGTGTGTGCAGCAGGCGCACGGGAGCCGGCAGCGGGGAGGTCAGTGTTCGTGCTAACGTCCGTATCGGTGGCAGGCAAGCCACTGGTGCAGGGGTTGAGCCCGTTCAGGCCAGAGGTTGCAGTCGGGTTCCATCCTCAGCCCCCAGTGAGGGGCTGCTCCTTCCCCCGCTCTCAGTCGATAAGTCTCAGGGAAGGCCTTGGATTGGCTGGTTTGCGTCACATACCCGCCCCAGACCAGGGGTCCTTGACCAGGCCCAGCTGCCACTGTGCAGCTGGAGGGGAGAGTGACGGGACCCCCACAGTTCTTTCACGAGGGGGTATCCCCCCCAGGTCCGGTCTGAATGGGCCCGTGGCCAGTGTTTGTCGGATGGACTGACAACGTGTGAATGAAGTCAGACCCAGGCCGCTAGGGCAGGCGGCAGTTGTCCGGGGTTGTGGGCGGTGGTCCtggccttcccaggtgcctctCGCCCACCTCTCCTGCCCACCGCCTTGTATCCAGCCCCAGATCCTGGAGTCTGCTTTCTAGCCCAGCCTGAAGCGGGCATTTTCCTGCCTTCCTTGACGTGGAGCGTCTTCCGAGTGAGACTTTCACCGCGTGGTTTGCTGAGTGCTTTCCCCACTGTGGCGTGCTAGTATGACCACTCGTGTTTAACGCACATCAGTCACAGGCTGCACTCAGTGGGCTTTGGCATGGGCGCTGGCAATTACCAGGGGCTGACCTTTGTGTCCACCAAGCTGCCCGGCTTCTCCCTTATTCTGAGCCCACACCCCAGCTGGCTGCAACCTGTGGGTCCCAGACCCATCCCTTGCTTCCAGGGGGCCTTTGTGGGCACTTtgtttctctgaacctcagtttcctcatctctaaagtggGCCTGCTGGAGTGAACAAGGGAGGAAGCACAGAGGAAAGGGCTTTGTAGGTTGTTACCGTCTCACATTCTCTTGGGGCAAACTCCATCCAAACTTCTGTCCTCAAAGAGGACACCCTGGTGGAAGCTCTGAcctccccccacccgcccccaggAGAGGGACATCCAGGGTCACTAGAAAACACTGTGGCTCTTTCTTAGCGTCCTCCCCTGCGGGCTTGCCTTCTCCACTCTCCGCCTGCAAGCCCCACCCCCTCATTAGGTTATTTCACGGGGAAGAAAGGCAGGTGCTCTCGCACCCtcatctgtttctttctccaaatgctttcttccaaagagcattcAAGACTCATTCTGATCCTCTGCAAGGTGTCTGGGAGTTCACCATTTGCAATTTTGAAACAAGAGAGCTAAAATGAGAAAGTACGGAGCTGGAATGTAAAAGGAGTGTGGGTTGTTCCCCTCCACCCACCTCTTCCTGGGGCTGGGCGCTTACCTTCGCCTCACCCATACATCTGAACAGGGCTCTGAAGCCAGCGTGGGAGGAGAGCAGTCCATCTTGAGATGCAGGCGTGGCTGTGTGTGCTGCTGGGTGTGGCCGTGACACTGAGTGAGGCTGGCGCCTGCAGCCCCCATGAAGCAGCCATGAGCCCCGATGCTCGGAGGGCAGAGGGACAGGCCTAGGAAGTCTGTGCTTGTCTCCTCTCTCCAGACCTGCCTCCAGCTCAGCCTGGGGCTCTTCATGCACTGGGACAGCCACTGTCCCAAGCGCCCCTGGGAACCTCACGAGTCAGTGTCCACAGGCTCCAGAGGGGACACAGGCCCCGAGGGCctgggacttgcccaaggttacacagcccTGCACTGTCCCCCGTGGGTTGAGAAGAAACATGGATGGAAGGGTCGGTGGATGGTGGGCGCCCCGTTGGGGTCCCGTTGGGAGTCAGGTAGGACTGGAGTGGAACAAGATGGGTGTCTGGTGGAGGAAGGAAGGCCCTCCACCCGCCCAGCTGTGGCTGGCTTTGGAGGCCATGGCAGGACAGCTTTGTGAGGCCTGTTGGCCATTTGGGGGACAGGTGCTCAGGCTCTGAGGTGACAATGTGGGGGCCCAGGCTGCAAAGCCCTTGGGGTTCCCAGCCCCGCTGTCCTGTTGCACAGCCTGCGTGGGACTGATGAGCCTCAGGGTCCCTCTGGGAGCATCTCTGAGCTAGAGCCTGCTGGGCAACGGAGGTTGTCTGTtttccccaccaccctcccatcgccaccctccctccccctccaggTCGGTGAGGGTTACTTTCCCACCTGCCCACAGGGAAACTGGGCCCCAGATGGGGGAGCTGACTCCCGAGCCTCCCGACAGGCCCCTCCCTGCAGCAGTCCGCTTCCTGGGGTGTTCCTCAGGGTCAAGGGCAGGCACCCTGGAGCGAAGCAAAGCTGGGTGGGCCGGGCAACTTCAGGCATCACCTGGCTCCAGGTGGTCCCCTCCCAGTGGGAAGGGCCCAGCCCTTGGAAGAAGCAGACATAAAGGCCCTGGAGGAGCGGCCTCCATCCTAGGCCTTGTGGAAATTTTACAGGTACTTTCTCAAGGGCATCAATGAGTATGCTCAAGGATAACTGGGCACACAGAGAAACCAGGCAGTGTGAGCAGGAGCCAAGAGAAACAGGTCTCCATAGACCCCACTTGACGGACGTGTCAGACCCAGCTGTGAACCAGCTGTGCCCACTCCgtttaaggaaacaaaagacaagCATGGAAATATCTCTAGGGTATAGGAAACTGTTAGAAAGTGGCATGGTGTGTTTTGAAAATAACCAGATAGAAAGAACTAGAAATGGAAACCATTAATAACTAAAACCGAAATCTGTGGCTCTGATTGGCAGCTGAATGGATGCAGCAGAAGGGGATTGGTGACCTACAAGGCATGCAGACCAGGCATGCTGACCCCAAGATGTGGGTCATAACGAGGGAGGGACATGGAAGCAGACCTCAGTAGGACGTGCCGATGGCAGTcccaggaggagggaagggcagagaGTTACTTTAAAAAGTAGCTGAGGATTTCCCAGAACTGATGAAAGACACCAGTCCACAGATACAAGACTTCCTGTGATAAATCCACAGCCAGACACACCTCAGGGAAACTGCAGGAAACCAAAGTCAGAGGGAAGAGCTCATGCAGCTGAAGAGAAAAAAGACAGCACCAAAGGAACAGCTCCCAGAGGGGCGGACAGCACATCCCACCCCAGCAGGAAGCCAGCGGACATCTCTTGCCCCTGAGCCAAGGGCAAGAGACCCCTGCTGACATTCTTCCAGGTAAGACAAACCCTCAGAAATGGGGCAAAGTAGAGACATCTTCAGAGGgcggacaaaaaaaaaaaaaaaaaaaagccagaagtgTTTGTCAccagcagagccaaaataaaGGAAATCCTAAGGAATCTTGAGGCAGAAGCAAAGTCTCTAAGGAACATATGAGGGCAATGACACCATTCAGCAGAGGTTGAGACAGTGGAAGAATTCTAAGCTGAACGACAAAAGACGCCAGGGCAGGGAAGGGGGGTGTTTCAGGAGGCTGTGCATAGAGGGGAGGACGGGGAGGGGAGACACCCAGGGCCACATGCCCCGAGAGCAAAAGGCAGTGGCGAGAAGAAACCACCCAAACGCAAGTTCTTTTCCACCCATGTCTTTATTTAATGATCGCAAAATACAGTACCGAGACAGGGCATGCATCACAGACGACAACACAGAAGCAAGTCACAGAAACCGGGGTCAGAGGGCCTCATTACGTGTGAGGTAGCGCAAGGTGGTGCCGGGGAGCGGGAcgctgcgggggtgggggggaaagaGCACCGGCCCCACTCGGGACACACGGGACTACGGACCACAGTAGAGCTTGGGGAGGGGTCGTCGGCCACACGGAAAGAACAGCTAGAAGCGTTTCACATCCCATCACCCGTTCCAGTCCCCCTCTCTGTGGACACAGCTTCTGGTCCCCTTATCACTGGGGATGTCTccacccttcccttcctttcccaggGGCAGGCCCCACCTGCCCTCGCCTGAAAACATCCAGGAGCGTTTGCGCTGAAAACGCCTGGGGCTGCCGTCCAGGGAGCTGGAGGCCGAGTGTGTTAAGACACTGCTCTATAAGAATAGTCGCACTTGGTAAAGCTGGGGGTGGAGCGGGTGGCAAGGGGGAAGGATACTCATCTCAGTCAGGGAAGGCTGCTGCTGAGTCAGGAAACATTGCACAGTGGTGGTGCGGGGTGGACAAGACGCTCGGGTTTGGGTCCCCCTCTCGGGCTCGACTGGGTTAGGTGGAGAGGGGTCCTGGTGTGCAGGGCCGAGAGGGTGGGGTTGTCGGGGAGTCGAGGCAGCACCCCTGGGAACCCGGTGTGCGGGACTGGCCGTGGCGGGGCCCACACGCGGGGCGCTCAGTTGAGCAGGGTTCCGTAGAGCTGGGCTTTCGTGAGGCTGTCCTTGCGGCTGAGCCCCGAGCTGCCCGCCCGAGGGAAGGCAGGCTGGGGGCTGAGGCGGGCACCGGGGTGCATCTCCGGGGAGGCCTCCATGGAGCTGGGCTCCAGGGAGTCCCTGGAGCTGCGGAGGCTGAGCTCGGGCTCGGGGCTGCCGCTTGCCCCGAGGAGCTGCACCCCGAGCCGCTCACGGTCCCCCTCACTGGCCGCGTAGTTGGGCAGGGGGTCAGCCGAGCGGCCAGGGCTAAGGCTCAGGTCACCGGCTGCCCGGAGGTAGCGGGGCTCGACCAGGTGGCCCTGGGAGAGGTCATCACCCTCCGAGAAGCTATCGGCCTTGTAGCTGGCATAGAGGGGGCTAGCGCGGCCCTCGGCATTCTCACCGGGGCCGCCTCGGGCCCCAAAGTAGCGGTCATTGAAGCCGCCGGGCGAGgcgaggctgggggcaggggccgCGGCCGCGGCCGGAAAGGGATAGGCGCCGATGTCATCCACGCTCAGTGGCCGCCACTGGCCGCGCCCGGCCCCTGCGACCAGCCGTGCGGACCCAGGCTTGGCCCGCAGGTTCCACAGGTTGGGGGGCATCAGGGCAGGCTGGGGGCCCGGGGAAAGCGGGAAGCGGAAGGGCTCGGCGGGGAACGGCGACACAGTCCTGGGGAACCCCGGAGCCACTGCGGCCTCCAGCGGGGCGGCCACCGCAGCCGCGGCAGCCGCATAGCGTGGGCTGCTCCCGTAGGCCGCGGGCGGCTTGCGGCCGAAGAGCTCGTCGCGGCTGTTCAGGTAGATGGCCTGCTGCGAGGCGGTCAGCGTGCTGGCCTGGGCGTGCTCCTTCTCCTCGGACGCGGCGCTGAAGCTGGAGTAGGAGCTGGAAGTGGGCAGCGAGGCTGCGTAGCCGCCGAAGGCCTCGTGGCGGTAGCTGGCGGGATAGGCCGCAGCGCCGGCCTCGgtatcttcctcctcctcctcctcctcctcagccgTGCTGTCGGTGGAATTCTGGGCCTGCAGGAAGCCCACGTCGGACCCGGGCCCCTCCACGCTGGGCCGCCGGTCTCGGTGCCGCTCCTCAGGGCAGTAGAGGGCCGTGTCGCTGCAGTAGATGTCCCCCTTGTAGGGGGGTCGGGACCCTGGCTTCTCCAGcccctcagggaagcccaggtcttGAGCCGAGGCTTCCGACAGGTGGGAGGACAGGCTGCCGGGGTCCGGCTTCTCCAGCACCTTGGCAAGCACGCAGGGGGGCACGCTGTCGGCGTAGGCCGGGCGGCAGAGCGGGGCGGGCAGGCTGCAGCCTGGCTTCTCCGCGTGCAGGTTCATGCGTTCCTGGAACTCCGCGGGCAGCTGGTGGCGGGGGGGCGATGCAaggagcaggagggagggggtCACA
The nucleotide sequence above comes from Bubalus kerabau isolate K-KA32 ecotype Philippines breed swamp buffalo chromosome 19, PCC_UOA_SB_1v2, whole genome shotgun sequence. Encoded proteins:
- the BEGAIN gene encoding brain-enriched guanylate kinase-associated protein isoform X1, which gives rise to MALQRINQELEDKLFRMGQHYEEEKRALSHEIVALNSHLLEAKVTIDKLSEDNELYRKDCSLAAQLLQCSQTYGRGRKMAELPAEFQERMNLHAEKPGCSLPAPLCRPAYADSVPPCVLAKVLEKPDPGSLSSHLSEASAQDLGFPEGLEKPGSRPPYKGDIYCSDTALYCPEERHRDRRPSVEGPGSDVGFLQAQNSTDSTAEEEEEEEEDTEAGAAAYPASYRHEAFGGYAASLPTSSSYSSFSAASEEKEHAQASTLTASQQAIYLNSRDELFGRKPPAAYGSSPRYAAAAAAVAAPLEAAVAPGFPRTVSPFPAEPFRFPLSPGPQPALMPPNLWNLRAKPGSARLVAGAGRGQWRPLSVDDIGAYPFPAAAAAPAPSLASPGGFNDRYFGARGGPGENAEGRASPLYASYKADSFSEGDDLSQGHLVEPRYLRAAGDLSLSPGRSADPLPNYAASEGDRERLGVQLLGASGSPEPELSLRSSRDSLEPSSMEASPEMHPGARLSPQPAFPRAGSSGLSRKDSLTKAQLYGTLLN
- the BEGAIN gene encoding brain-enriched guanylate kinase-associated protein isoform X2, encoding MALQRINQELEDKLFRMGQHYEEEKRALSHEIVALNSHLLEAKVTIDKLSEDNELYRKDCSLAAQLLQCSQTYGRGRKMAEERMNLHAEKPGCSLPAPLCRPAYADSVPPCVLAKVLEKPDPGSLSSHLSEASAQDLGFPEGLEKPGSRPPYKGDIYCSDTALYCPEERHRDRRPSVEGPGSDVGFLQAQNSTDSTAEEEEEEEEDTEAGAAAYPASYRHEAFGGYAASLPTSSSYSSFSAASEEKEHAQASTLTASQQAIYLNSRDELFGRKPPAAYGSSPRYAAAAAAVAAPLEAAVAPGFPRTVSPFPAEPFRFPLSPGPQPALMPPNLWNLRAKPGSARLVAGAGRGQWRPLSVDDIGAYPFPAAAAAPAPSLASPGGFNDRYFGARGGPGENAEGRASPLYASYKADSFSEGDDLSQGHLVEPRYLRAAGDLSLSPGRSADPLPNYAASEGDRERLGVQLLGASGSPEPELSLRSSRDSLEPSSMEASPEMHPGARLSPQPAFPRAGSSGLSRKDSLTKAQLYGTLLN
- the BEGAIN gene encoding brain-enriched guanylate kinase-associated protein isoform X4 yields the protein MALQRINQELEDKLFRMGQHYEEEKRALSHEIVALNSHLLEAKVTIDKLSEDNERMNLHAEKPGCSLPAPLCRPAYADSVPPCVLAKVLEKPDPGSLSSHLSEASAQDLGFPEGLEKPGSRPPYKGDIYCSDTALYCPEERHRDRRPSVEGPGSDVGFLQAQNSTDSTAEEEEEEEEDTEAGAAAYPASYRHEAFGGYAASLPTSSSYSSFSAASEEKEHAQASTLTASQQAIYLNSRDELFGRKPPAAYGSSPRYAAAAAAVAAPLEAAVAPGFPRTVSPFPAEPFRFPLSPGPQPALMPPNLWNLRAKPGSARLVAGAGRGQWRPLSVDDIGAYPFPAAAAAPAPSLASPGGFNDRYFGARGGPGENAEGRASPLYASYKADSFSEGDDLSQGHLVEPRYLRAAGDLSLSPGRSADPLPNYAASEGDRERLGVQLLGASGSPEPELSLRSSRDSLEPSSMEASPEMHPGARLSPQPAFPRAGSSGLSRKDSLTKAQLYGTLLN
- the BEGAIN gene encoding brain-enriched guanylate kinase-associated protein isoform X3 yields the protein MALQRINQELEDKLFRMGQHYEEEKRALSHEIVALNSHLLEAKVTIDKLSEDNLPAEFQERMNLHAEKPGCSLPAPLCRPAYADSVPPCVLAKVLEKPDPGSLSSHLSEASAQDLGFPEGLEKPGSRPPYKGDIYCSDTALYCPEERHRDRRPSVEGPGSDVGFLQAQNSTDSTAEEEEEEEEDTEAGAAAYPASYRHEAFGGYAASLPTSSSYSSFSAASEEKEHAQASTLTASQQAIYLNSRDELFGRKPPAAYGSSPRYAAAAAAVAAPLEAAVAPGFPRTVSPFPAEPFRFPLSPGPQPALMPPNLWNLRAKPGSARLVAGAGRGQWRPLSVDDIGAYPFPAAAAAPAPSLASPGGFNDRYFGARGGPGENAEGRASPLYASYKADSFSEGDDLSQGHLVEPRYLRAAGDLSLSPGRSADPLPNYAASEGDRERLGVQLLGASGSPEPELSLRSSRDSLEPSSMEASPEMHPGARLSPQPAFPRAGSSGLSRKDSLTKAQLYGTLLN